A single genomic interval of Gouania willdenowi chromosome 22, fGouWil2.1, whole genome shotgun sequence harbors:
- the tmem30b gene encoding cell cycle control protein 50B, with translation MVKEELSTENRPDNTAFTQQRLPAWQPILSAGIIIPGFVLIGLAFIGIGVALLVTSQSIQVMEIDYTGVDQGSPCFKCTDSTVSNCKCEIEFTIDKLFEGPVFFYYGLSNYFQNYRKYGASKDASQLSGDLDYFTSPATECDPYIKDNNDKPIVPCGSIANSMFNDSFVLSRLINGAKEVVPLDGKGISWWTDYNVKYRNPSITPLKNAFNGTVKPINWPRPAYELDTSDPANNGFINQDFLVWMRRAALPNFRKLYRRITEGNYADGLPAGDYSLEITYNYPVLSFDGRKKVVFSNVSWMGGKNEFLGIAYLVIGSLCVIMSIVMLIVYAKFKFPDED, from the exons ATGGTGAAGGAGGAGCTAAGTACAGAGAACCGGCCTGACAACACGGCCTTCACTCAACAGAGGCTTCCAGCGTGGCAGCCCATCCTCTCTGCTGGGATCATCATCCCAGGGTTCGTCCTCATCGGACTGGCTTTTATTGGGATCGGCGTGGCTCTGCTGGTCACTTCACAGAGTATCCAGGTTATGGAG ATCGACTACACTGGGGTTGATCAAGGCTCTCCGTGCTTCAAGTGCACAGATTCAACTGTCTCTAACTGCAAATGTGAAATAGAATTTACTATTGACAAGCTGTTTGAG GGCCCGGTTTTCTTCTATTATGGTCTGTCCAACTACTTCCAGAACTACAGGAAGTACGGAGCGTCCAAAGATGCTAGTCAGCTTTCTGGTGACTTGGATTACTTCACG AGTCCGGCTACTGAATGTGATCCTTATATTAAAGACAACAACGACAAACCAATCGTACCATGTGGATCAATCGCAAACAGCATGTTTAATG ACAGCTTTGTTCTGAGTCGCCTCATCAATGGGGCTAAAGAAGTGGTGCCATTGGACGGGAAAGGCATCTCTTGGTGGACAGATTACAACGTTAAGTACAGAAACCCCTCCATCACACCCCTGAAGAATGCCTTCAatg GCACCGTTAAGCCCATAAACTGGCCCAGACCTGCATACGAGTTGGACACTAGCGACCCCGCTAACAACGGCTTCATCAATCAAGACTTCCTGGTGTGGATGCGACGGGCGGCCCTGCCCAACTTCAGGAAGCTGTATCGACGAATCACAGAGGGGAATTATGCTGACGGTCTTCCAGCTGGTGATTACTCTCTAGAAATCACCTACA ACTATCCTGTTCTGAGCTTTGATGGGAGGAAGAAGGTGGTGTTCAGCAACGTTTCCTGGATGGGTGGAAAGAACGAGTTCCTGGGCATCGCCTACCTCGTGATCGGTTCCTTGTGTGTAATAATGTCTATAGTTATGCTCATAGTCTACGCTAAATTCAAATTCCCTGATGAGGACTGA